One Panicum virgatum strain AP13 chromosome 9K, P.virgatum_v5, whole genome shotgun sequence genomic region harbors:
- the LOC120651689 gene encoding uncharacterized protein LOC120651689: MESDDEFNQFVMNELIDPSSSDDENDLFFGAAHMIIEDSVNNPGRIGSVEGHDVVDRERRLWHGLLYKDYFSDKPTFGPKIFRRRFRMRRPVFLRIMNAVEEHDDYFVQKRNAAGVLGLSCLQKVVAAFRMLAYGVRADALDKYIRIGESTALEALRKFVVAVVEVFGPEYMRLPNEQDTARLLAIGASRGFPGMLGSIDCMHWSWKNCPTAWHGMSRGHKKEPTIILEAIASTDLWIWHAFFGMPGSHNDINILQRSPIFARLAKGEGLQVNYNINGHDYSMGYYLADGIYPSWATFVKTIPEPQGTKEKYFAKAQEVCRKDVDRAFGVLQSRFAIVRGPARLWDEDTLHNIMMACIIMHNMIVEDEREEQYDYKFDDMGQYVCNYEDMGERVSVSHNDAPELDAFIQNYKNIKNKETHAQLKADLIEHLWQNHPDLYSIE; this comes from the exons ATGGAGTCAGATGATGAATTCAATCAATTTGTAATGAATGAATTGATTGATCCCTCCTCTTCAGATGATGagaatgatttattttttggTGCGGCGCACATGATCATTGAGGATTCGGTTAATAATCCGGGTCGAATTGGTTCAGTCGAGGGACATGATGTAGTGGATCGTGAAAGACGGTTGTGGCATGGTCTTCTTTACAAAGACTATTTCTCAGATAAACCTACATTCGGACCAAAGATTTTTAGACGCAG GTTTCGGATGAGGCGACCTGTATTTCTGCGCATAATGAATGCTGTTGAGGAACATGATGACTATTTTGTGCAGAAGAGGAATGCAGCTGGTGTGCTAGGACTATCTTGTTTGCAGAAGGTGGTTGCGGCTTTTCGGATGTTAGCTTATGGAGTACGGGCTGATGCTTTGGACAAGTACATACGTATTGGTGAGAGTACAGCTCTAGAAGCTTTGAGAAAGTTTGTAGTGGCTGTTGTTGAGGTTTTTGGACCAGAGTACATGAGATTGCCCAATGAACAGGATACCGCTAGGTTACTTGCGATTGGAGCGAGCAGAGGATTTCCTGGTATGCTTGGGTCCATAGATTGTATGCATTGGAGTTGGAAAAATTGTCCAACTGCATGGCACGGGATGTCCAGGGGACATAAAAAGGAGCCTACAATTATATTGGAAGCAATTGCATCTACTGATCTATGGATATGGCATGCATTCTTTGGCATGCCTGGTTCACACAATGACATCAATATTCTACAAAGATCTCCTATATTTGCAAGGCTTGCTAAGGGGGAAGGTCTACAAGTAAATTACAACATCAATGGCCATGATTATTCAATGGGTTATTATCTAGCAGATGGCATATATCCATCGTGGGCAACGTTTGTTAAGACCATTCCAGAGCCACAAGGAACTAAGGAAAAATATTTCGCAAAGGCACAAGAGGTGTGTCGAAAGGATGTTGATCGTGCATTTGGGGTTCTACAATCTCGCTTTGCTATTGTTCGTGGGCCGGCTCGTTTGTGGGACGAAGACACGCTTCATAATATTATGATGGCTTGCATCATAATGCATAACATGATTGTTGAAGATGAGCGAGAGGAGCAATATGATTACAAATTCGACGACATGGGTCAATATGTTTGCAACTATGAGGACATGGGAGAAAGGGTGTCAGTTTCCCATAATGATGCACCTGAACTTGACGCTTTCATTCAGAATTACAAAAACATCAAGAACAAGGAAACCCACGCTCAACTCAAGGCGGACCTGATCGAGCACTTGTGGCAAAACCATCCAGATTTATACTCCATTGAATAA